The Candidatus Zixiibacteriota bacterium genome includes a window with the following:
- a CDS encoding KpsF/GutQ family sugar-phosphate isomerase translates to MKDLIEYAREVIRHEAKSVAAMADRIGPSFADAAAEVLRCRGRVIVAGMGKSGLVGKKIAATFNSTGISSFFLHPAEAMHGDLGLVRADDILLLISKSGRLGEMEIIVSTAKRLGIKIILLTATLESELAERADIILDCSIEREACPNNLVPTSSSTAALVMGDALALALLEARDFSAEDFAQLHPGGFIGRRLLKRVNEVYHTGEAMPLVGADATMKEMILQMTSKRLGCVVMVGDDGRPAGMFTDGDLRRLAEREEDIFRFRASEVMNPRPKLIRDTVLLDTALATMEQHAITQLVTIDPEGRLSGLIHLHDILKSKLV, encoded by the coding sequence ATGAAAGACCTTATCGAATACGCCCGCGAGGTGATTCGCCATGAGGCGAAATCGGTCGCCGCGATGGCGGATCGGATCGGACCCTCGTTTGCCGATGCGGCCGCCGAGGTGTTGCGATGTCGAGGGCGGGTAATCGTGGCCGGTATGGGAAAATCCGGGTTGGTCGGAAAAAAGATCGCCGCAACGTTCAACTCGACCGGGATATCCTCGTTTTTCCTGCATCCGGCCGAAGCCATGCACGGCGACCTGGGCCTGGTGCGAGCCGATGACATCCTGTTGCTGATTTCCAAATCCGGCCGGTTGGGGGAGATGGAGATTATTGTCTCGACCGCCAAACGGCTTGGCATAAAAATAATCCTTCTCACCGCCACGCTCGAATCGGAGTTGGCCGAGCGAGCCGATATCATTCTGGACTGCTCGATCGAACGTGAGGCCTGCCCCAACAACCTGGTGCCGACTTCATCCTCGACCGCAGCACTGGTCATGGGTGACGCACTGGCGCTGGCTTTGCTTGAGGCTCGTGATTTTTCCGCTGAGGATTTTGCTCAGCTTCATCCGGGCGGATTTATCGGGCGACGCCTTCTCAAGCGGGTTAACGAAGTGTACCACACCGGTGAAGCGATGCCGCTGGTCGGAGCGGATGCGACAATGAAAGAGATGATTCTCCAGATGACCTCAAAGCGGCTCGGTTGCGTGGTGATGGTCGGTGACGACGGTCGCCCGGCGGGGATGTTCACCGACGGCGATCTGCGGCGACTGGCCGAGCGCGAGGAGGATATTTTCCGTTTCAGAGCGAGCGAGGTGATGAATCCACGACCGAAGCTGATCCGGGATACCGTCCTGCTGGACACCGCTCTGGCTACCATGGAGCAACATGCCATCACACAACTGGTGACGATTGACCCCGAGGGCCGCCTGTCGGGTTTGATTCATCTGCACGACATCCTCAAATCCAAACTGGTCTGA